Proteins from one Porites lutea chromosome 3, jaPorLute2.1, whole genome shotgun sequence genomic window:
- the LOC140932459 gene encoding uncharacterized protein — MAENNNLLVARALASSVKTLLGPNNSSKYCTDSDGNTVICSSASKLLQLIDVQHPAGFVINDACQGQYKKYGTNCKTLVCMAGFWSKAAQDLQDQGVPCPIIIQLFDDALEACEDICQELSFPLMEALRDPHNAQQTADNLDTVSVRENATGSAMGECDLDGESGKVCVVGEGDGHADRNTDGEDDNISWYFDGHIPGPDGRIPGIDDLARGLSDHIPGVINHIPGIDNLAQGVNDRIPTVINHLPGASGIVDMENVDDSHSVSKSLLHSIIPKPKQASKNDDLFPDLRSDDCVVGSEKNQGRILSEVEYSSLMDCLRDRSIHVTSLTSTSGNYDSLDKVQKISDKDVFLGERENREINQSNSRKKFYGKPLTKTSQHMGCISTALSSKSASKDDEEDEFEASFVEAVSNSSKSALHSYSQGLLFNNTSGSELKNLGNEVTKLSVEEKTKDSSSTVGESKSIAAEAPEKETGPNVQSKPKSSRSVKTKLLDSQQLPSSGRTDKEITDRLLFLVGQKLESKGKAARTQFKLSEIYKGSRHFISGSEESVLAASSSRMTRLNQTTDILSHGDFSARNSTDKQGRTGVQNLVKSTLLRPNLSEEKSENVLNGKTTQAVQSTTRNVQAGKVDSQHSTFAKKFLEKSASQSETISYSKEKEKCLGSNEELLTRLGDRMAHGKQLEMKLAVKIITSVFNCSGKASLEEFDIHLNMIHTELIFGPPSSFSQTVDGLLLEDTTNFQFSTSVSGSQRFIALVNGDVTADFRHTGLNNEIQIHRIIEHKEFKDAISTQEEYWYQRNTSSLRDHKIGVLVTKGVVQDSILDYCLSHNIVVLQKVAYPTLQLLSFATGSVMVTYLADLKEKDIGKPVTIDTWELGWTPLVVRQSKVESGNSCDVRKLQFVLIKEFKKESGTFKDINSPLQTVLLCSPCKDHVWDAEHRFWNSIHRLKNVLACGRVLPGAGAPEIACIRRLNELAGQQNKSQKSRSSLSGWLDGSLEVFRPLVYSAFAEGFKDYLGSVVHNSGTLTIPSGVSAYIEELITAGSCLDFLLNTEEEKSVNTLNDNEAQNECGLSRANVKDLAAASGSMTPAKAGVGAPIHSGKLSHKVEMLLLWDDYSAKKEAWKRALGVVRILLQSDKLIKTGLKSNSLEADIF; from the exons ATGGCAGAGAACAACAATCTTTTAGTAGCAAGAGCTCTTG CTTCCTCAGTGAAAACACTCTTAGGACCAAATAACAG TTCTAAATACTGTACTGACAGTGATGGCAATACTGTTATCTGTAGCAGTGCATCCAAGCTTTTGCAGCTTATTGATGTCCAG CATCCAGCTGGGTTTGTTATCAATGATGCTTGCCAGGGTCAGTATAAGAAGTATGGAACAAACTGTAAGACTCTTGTCTGTATGGCTGGCTTCTGGAGTAAGGCTGCACAAGACTTGCAAGATCAG GGTGTCCCTTGTCCAATCATCATCCAGCTTTTTGATGATGCCCTTGAAGCTTGTGAGGATATTTGTCAAGAATTGTCATTTCCACTCATGGAAGCCTTACGAGATCCCCATAATGCCCAACAGACTGCTGATAATCTAGATACTGTCAGTGTTCGTGAAAATGCCACAGGTTCTGCAATGGGTGAGTGTGATTTAGATGGTGAGTCAGGCAAGGTTTGTGTTGTTGGTGAGGGTGATGGACATGCTGACAGAAACACTGATGGGGAGGATGATAATATTTCATGGTATTTTGATGGTCATATTCCAGGGCCTGATGGTCGTATCCCAGGGATAGATGATCTTGCCCGGGGGTTAAGTGACCATATCCCTGGGGTTATAAATCATATCCCAGGGATAGATAATCTTGCCCAGGGGGTAAATGACCGCATCCCGACGGTGATAAATCATCTTCCAGGTGCCAGTGGGATTGTTGACATGGAAAATGTGGATGATTCACACTCAGTCTCAAAGTCACTACTTCATAGCATTATACCGAAACCAAAACAGGCTAGCAAGAATGATGATCTTTTTCCTGACTTAAGAAGTGATGATTGTGTGGTCGGAAGCGAAAAGAACCAGGGAAGGATATTGTCTGAAGTAGAATACAGTAGCTTAATGGATTGCTTGAGAGACAGAAGTATACATGTTACGAGTCTGACGTCGACTTCGGGTAACTATGACAGCTTAGATAAAGTACAGAAAATTTCGGATAAAGATGTATTCTTGGGTGAAAGGGAAAACAGAGAAATCAATCagtcaaattcaagaaaaaagttttatggAAAACCGCTTACAAAAACTTCACAGCATATGGGATGCATAAGTACTGCTTTATCTTCAAAAAGCGCAAGCAAAGACGACGAGGAAGATGAATTTGAAGCGTCTTTTGTGGAAGCTGTTTCCAATTCGAGCAAAAGCGCTCTTCACTCATATTCTCAGGGTCTTCTTTTCAATAACACCTCAGGATCAGAACTGAAAAATCTTGGAAATGAAGTAACAAAACTATCAGTGGAAGAGAAGACTAAAGATAGCTCCTCTACTGTCGGTGAGAGTAAATCAATTGCAGCCGAGGcaccagaaaaagaaacaggCCCAAACGTTCAATCCAAGCCAAAATCTTCAAGGAGTGTTAAGACGAAGCTTCTGGATTCACAACAGCTGCCTTCTTCAGGACGCACGGACAAAGAAATTACTGACAGATTGCTTTTTTTGGTGGGGCAGAAGCTAGAGAGCAAGGGAAAGGCAGCCAGAACACAGTTCAAATTGTCTGAAATTTATAAAGGAAGTCGACATTTTATAAGCGGTTCAGAGGAGTCAGTTCTAGCGGCGTCTTCTTCGAGAATGACTCGTTTAAACCAAACTACAGACATTTTGTCCCATGGAGATTTCTCGGCAAGAAATTCAACCGATAAACAAGGGCGGACAGGAGTACAAAATTTGGTGAAGTCAACGCTATTAAGACCTAATCTATCAGAAGAAAAATCAGAAAACGTTTTAAACGGAAAAACAACTCAGGCTGTACAGTCAACGACTAGGAACGTTCAAGCAGGGAAGGTAGATTCTCAACACTCAACTTTTGCgaaaaaatttcttgaaaaaagcGCAAGTCAGTCAGAAACGATTTCATATTCCAAAGAGAAGGAAAAATGTTTGGGTAGTAACGAGGAGTTATTAACACGTCTTGGTGATCGCATGGCTCATGGAAAACAGCTAGAAATGAAACTAGCGGTGAAAATTATCACTTCTGTTTTTAACTGTTCAGGTAAAGCTTCGCTCGAAGAATTCGACATTCATTTGAATATGATTCACACAGAGCTGATCTTTGGTCCACCAAGTTCTTTTTCCCAAACAGTCGATGGTCTGTTACTGGAAGACACAACTAACTTTCAATTTTCAACTAGTGTATCAGGCTCCCAACGTTTCATCGCGTTAGTTAATGGTGACGTCACAGCAGATTTTCGCCATACTGGCTTAAACAACGAAATACAGATTCACAGAATTATTGAACACAAAGAATTTAAAGACGCTATTTCCACTCAGGAGGAATATTGGTATCAACGTAATACAAGCTCTCTCAGGGACCATAAAATTGGGGTCCTTGTCACTAAAGGAGTCGTTCAAGATTCTATCCTAGACTATTGTTTATCCCATAACATTGTAGTTCTCCAAAAAGTAGCATATCCAACTcttcaacttctctcctttgCTACCGGCTCCGTCATGGTGACGTATTTGGCTGATTTGAAGGAGAAGGATATCGGAAAGCCCGTTACCATAGATACCTGGGAGCTTGGCTGGACACCTTTAGTAGTGAGACAAAGCAAGGTGGAAAGTGGTAATTCTTGCGACGTCAGGAAACTACAGTTTGTGCTTATAAAAGAattcaaaaaagaaagtggAACCTTTAAAG ATATTAACAGCCCGCTTCAAACTGTGCTACTCTGTAGTCCATGTAAAGATCATGTCTGGGACGCAGAACACCGCTTCTGGAATTCTATTCATCGCTTGAAGAACGTCCTCGCTTGTGGCCGTGTGCTGCCTGGGGCCGGAGCACCGGAAATTGCTTGTATTCGACGACTGAATGAATTAGCAG GTCAACAAAATAAATCCCAGAAGTCACGCAGTTCTCTATCAGGATGGTTGGACGGGAGCTTGGAAGTTTTTAGGCCGTTGGTGTACTCTGCATTTGCTGAGGGATTTAAAGACTATTTAGGAAGCGTCGTTCATAATTCAGGAACATTAACCATACCCTCGGGAGTTTCAGCCTATATTGAGGAATTGATTACCGCGGGATCCTGTTTAGACTTTCTATTAAATACTGAGGAGGAGAAATCGGTGAACACCCTTAATGATAACGAGGCACAAAACGAGTGCGGACTCTCGAGAGCTAATGTCAAAGATCTCGCCGCGGCGTCCGGTTCCATGACTCCCGCTAAAGCTGGAGTAGGGGCTCCAATTCACTCTGGAAAATTATCTCATAAGGTAGAAATGCTGCTTCTATGGGATGATTATTCCGCAAAGAAAGAAGCATGGAAAAGAGCTCTTGGCGTCGTAAGAATATTGTTACAATCGGACAAGTTGATCAAGACTGGGCTGAAAAGCAATTCTCTTGAAGCGGATATATTTTGA